A single region of the Shumkonia mesophila genome encodes:
- a CDS encoding ATP12 family chaperone protein — protein sequence MNWAVKRFYAAVDARAVEDGFAITLDGRIVKTPDGARLVVPTHDLAMAIAGEWAAQEKTVRPDTMPLARLAVAAIDLVRPDRQAVVDRLLAYVGTDLVCYRTESPADLAARQEAAWRPLLEWTNAACGASFIVTKGIMPIAQPPATRRALQAAIEPFDDMEVAALASAAAATGSFVIALALAAGCVDAEEAFAAAMVDELFQAERWGEDAEAAVRRQALHREIQAAARFFDLVR from the coding sequence GTGAACTGGGCGGTCAAGCGGTTCTATGCGGCGGTCGACGCCAGGGCCGTCGAGGATGGCTTCGCCATCACGCTGGACGGGCGGATCGTCAAGACGCCGGACGGCGCCCGTCTGGTGGTTCCGACCCACGATCTGGCGATGGCCATTGCCGGGGAGTGGGCGGCCCAGGAAAAGACCGTGCGGCCCGACACCATGCCGCTGGCCCGCCTGGCGGTCGCCGCCATCGATCTGGTGCGGCCGGATCGCCAGGCTGTCGTCGATCGCCTGCTGGCCTATGTCGGCACCGACCTCGTGTGCTACCGCACCGAATCGCCGGCCGATCTGGCGGCCCGCCAGGAGGCGGCCTGGCGGCCGCTGCTCGAGTGGACGAATGCGGCCTGCGGCGCCTCCTTCATCGTCACCAAGGGGATCATGCCCATCGCCCAGCCACCAGCCACCAGACGGGCCCTGCAGGCGGCGATCGAGCCCTTCGACGACATGGAAGTCGCCGCCCTGGCCAGTGCCGCGGCGGCCACCGGTTCGTTCGTCATCGCCCTGGCGCTGGCGGCCGGCTGCGTGGATGCCGAGGAAGCGTTCGCCGCCGCCATGGTGGACGAACTGTTCCAGGCCGAGCGCTGGGGTGAGGACGCCGAGGCGGCGGTCCGCCGCCAGGCCCTGCATCGCGAGATCCAGGCCGCCGCCCGCTTTTTCGACCTGGTCCGCTGA
- a CDS encoding tripartite tricarboxylate transporter TctB family protein produces the protein MRFNDAVFGIILMVFSAVVMIHAETTFPGLPGQDFGPAFFPVIIGGVLFSCGAVLTFQGIAKRRTIPLASLGEWVRSPRRVVNFVLVIGLLVFYVLVSDFLGFIPTSVLILALLTYRFGKGIVFALSSAVIVTLIMHTAFYNVLRVPLPWGILQPVAW, from the coding sequence ATGCGTTTCAACGACGCGGTTTTCGGGATCATCCTGATGGTCTTCTCGGCCGTCGTGATGATCCACGCGGAAACCACCTTTCCAGGACTGCCGGGCCAAGATTTTGGCCCGGCGTTCTTTCCTGTGATCATCGGCGGCGTCCTTTTCTCGTGCGGCGCCGTCCTGACGTTCCAGGGCATCGCCAAGCGACGGACCATTCCCTTGGCGAGCCTGGGCGAATGGGTGCGTTCGCCCAGGCGCGTGGTCAATTTCGTGCTCGTCATCGGCTTGCTCGTCTTCTACGTCCTGGTCTCCGACTTTCTGGGCTTTATCCCGACATCGGTCCTGATCCTTGCCCTCCTCACGTACCGCTTCGGCAAGGGCATCGTCTTTGCCTTGTCCTCGGCCGTGATCGTCACGCTGATCATGCACACCGCCTTTTACAACGTCCTGCGAGTCCCCCTTCCGTGGGGAATCCTTCAACCCGTCGCATGGTGA
- a CDS encoding 2-keto-4-pentenoate hydratase: MNSDKIARASALLVDAWKNHKQLPGLPEDCRPTSRAEAYAIQDAMARGLGLTVAGWKLGMSAPETMKKFGVDEPVPGRIFGECVHRDGATIAAGSYAGPKVEPEFAVRLKAALPPRNEAYSRADIVAATETILLCFEVADNRVAPPKPDPLSMIADDGGFAAYVVGPAVKNWRDVDFKTVGIELLIDGKLAAKGLEGEARVDPIDVVLWTANNLSKRGHGLAAGDLISTGSATAPTPMSVGSSAVGRFAGLGEVRVTFKA, translated from the coding sequence ATGAATTCGGACAAGATCGCTCGGGCATCGGCCCTGCTCGTCGATGCGTGGAAAAATCACAAACAGCTGCCCGGGCTGCCCGAGGATTGCCGGCCGACCAGCCGGGCCGAGGCCTATGCCATTCAGGACGCCATGGCCCGCGGGCTTGGCCTGACGGTGGCCGGCTGGAAGCTGGGCATGAGCGCGCCGGAGACCATGAAGAAGTTTGGCGTCGACGAGCCGGTTCCCGGCCGCATTTTCGGCGAATGCGTTCATCGGGACGGCGCCACCATCGCCGCCGGCAGCTATGCCGGCCCCAAGGTCGAGCCGGAATTCGCGGTACGCCTGAAGGCGGCACTGCCGCCCCGCAACGAGGCCTACAGCCGGGCCGACATCGTGGCCGCCACCGAGACCATCCTGCTGTGCTTCGAGGTGGCCGACAACCGCGTGGCGCCGCCGAAGCCCGATCCGCTGAGCATGATCGCCGACGACGGCGGCTTCGCCGCCTATGTCGTGGGACCGGCGGTGAAAAACTGGCGCGATGTCGATTTCAAGACGGTGGGCATCGAGTTGTTGATCGACGGCAAGCTGGCCGCCAAGGGTCTGGAAGGCGAGGCTCGCGTCGATCCCATCGACGTCGTCCTGTGGACCGCCAACAACCTGTCCAAGCGCGGCCACGGTCTGGCCGCCGGCGACCTGATTTCGACCGGCAGCGCGACCGCTCCCACGCCCATGAGCGTGGGCTCCTCGGCGGTTGGCCGGTTTGCCGGTCTGGGCGAGGTGCGGGTCACGTTCAAGGCCTGA
- a CDS encoding AsmA family protein, with protein MKRKSRIAFALVVVVVGVIVAGVAILKSLDVNAYRGTVAAEVEKAIGRKLTIAGDLELGISLAPSLVVEGVSLANAPWGSRPQMVTAERLAAEVELWPLLSGEVRLTRLELDGVDALLEVDGQGRANWRFETVASAQEPATEGGKPAAVPLVKEVVLRNAKLTYRDAKGTDAEAAIEELRLATEGRNEPISVDGRGRIGGAPMAIEGKVGSLDRLLDGAGSYPVAVKASAFGGEVSADGAIALANPTSGLDVAVAARIKDVAATLRDAAQSLPALAGISAPAAPFSLNARLLPSGRGHALEAIQATLGGSDLAGRVAFETAVGGRPAVTAELTSRKLDLAGLKSAMPASPAPAAPARGAAGGAESGRLFPDDPLPLDGLRAIDVKASLKADEIVLPGGAELARTTFDLRLEKGRLRIEPLQTTVSGGTLKGAVALDAAGKVPVLDLGLAGQGVETAALLEKLGVSGFLQGGSTDLDVRLRGDGASIRDLMAGLDGEVTVRMGDGRVRRQALELAGADVAMQLLDALNPLAKRAEYTPLSCAVAHFQVKDGIAGAQNGVAIETDSVNIVGSGAVDLRTERLDFTVKPEAREGLGINVGSSLAGLVRISGRLAEPTIGVDSEGAARTAASVGAALATGGLSVLGQALLDRTSRDPHPCQTALGNVLPAEVSGKSGAGAGPLEGIGNAIENLFGGGRK; from the coding sequence ATGAAACGCAAATCGCGCATCGCCTTCGCCCTCGTCGTCGTGGTGGTCGGCGTCATCGTCGCCGGCGTCGCCATTCTCAAGTCGCTCGACGTCAACGCCTATCGCGGGACCGTCGCCGCCGAGGTGGAGAAGGCCATCGGCCGCAAGCTGACCATCGCGGGCGACCTCGAACTCGGCATTTCCCTCGCTCCCAGCCTGGTGGTCGAAGGGGTCTCGCTGGCGAACGCGCCCTGGGGCTCGCGCCCGCAGATGGTGACGGCCGAGCGGCTGGCCGCCGAGGTGGAGCTCTGGCCGCTGCTGTCGGGAGAGGTGCGGCTGACCCGCCTCGAACTCGACGGCGTCGACGCCCTGCTCGAGGTGGACGGCCAGGGCCGCGCCAACTGGCGCTTCGAAACGGTCGCGTCCGCCCAGGAACCGGCGACGGAGGGCGGAAAGCCGGCCGCCGTGCCGTTGGTCAAGGAAGTGGTCCTGCGGAACGCGAAGCTGACCTATCGCGACGCCAAGGGAACGGACGCCGAGGCCGCCATCGAGGAATTGCGGCTGGCGACCGAAGGACGGAACGAACCGATCTCGGTCGACGGGCGCGGCCGGATCGGCGGCGCGCCGATGGCGATCGAGGGCAAGGTCGGCTCGCTCGACAGGCTTCTCGACGGCGCCGGTTCCTATCCCGTCGCCGTCAAGGCCTCGGCCTTCGGCGGCGAGGTTTCGGCCGACGGCGCGATCGCGCTGGCGAACCCGACCTCGGGCCTGGATGTCGCCGTGGCGGCCAGAATCAAGGACGTGGCCGCGACCCTGCGGGACGCCGCCCAGTCGCTGCCGGCGCTGGCCGGCATATCGGCTCCGGCGGCTCCCTTCTCGTTGAACGCGCGGCTGCTTCCTTCCGGGCGTGGCCATGCCCTCGAGGCGATCCAGGCGACTCTGGGTGGCAGCGACCTGGCCGGCCGCGTCGCCTTCGAGACGGCTGTCGGCGGCCGCCCGGCGGTGACCGCCGAGCTGACCTCGCGCAAGCTCGACCTGGCGGGCCTCAAGTCCGCCATGCCGGCATCGCCGGCACCGGCGGCTCCCGCGCGGGGAGCGGCCGGCGGCGCGGAATCCGGCCGGCTTTTCCCGGACGATCCCTTGCCGCTCGACGGACTCAGGGCCATCGATGTGAAGGCGTCGCTCAAGGCCGACGAAATCGTGCTGCCCGGAGGCGCCGAACTGGCCAGGACGACGTTCGACCTGCGGCTGGAAAAGGGGCGGCTGCGGATCGAGCCGTTGCAGACGACGGTGTCCGGAGGAACCCTGAAAGGGGCCGTTGCGCTTGACGCCGCCGGGAAGGTGCCGGTCCTCGATCTTGGACTGGCCGGCCAGGGCGTGGAAACGGCCGCGTTGCTGGAGAAACTGGGGGTGTCGGGCTTTCTGCAAGGCGGCTCGACCGACCTCGACGTTCGCCTTAGGGGCGACGGGGCGTCGATCCGCGACCTCATGGCCGGCCTGGATGGCGAAGTGACGGTCCGCATGGGTGATGGCCGCGTCCGCCGCCAGGCGCTCGAACTGGCCGGCGCCGACGTGGCCATGCAGCTCCTCGACGCCCTGAACCCGCTGGCCAAACGGGCCGAGTACACGCCGCTTTCCTGCGCCGTCGCCCATTTCCAGGTGAAGGACGGCATCGCCGGCGCGCAAAACGGCGTCGCCATCGAGACCGACAGCGTGAACATCGTCGGCAGCGGGGCCGTCGATCTTCGGACCGAGCGGCTGGATTTCACGGTCAAGCCCGAGGCGCGGGAAGGGCTGGGCATCAATGTCGGCAGCTCGCTGGCCGGTCTGGTGCGGATCAGCGGCCGGCTGGCCGAGCCCACCATCGGCGTCGACAGCGAAGGGGCGGCGAGGACGGCGGCCTCGGTCGGTGCCGCGCTGGCGACCGGCGGACTGTCGGTGCTGGGTCAGGCCCTGCTCGACCGTACGTCCAGGGACCCCCATCCCTGCCAGACGGCGCTGGGCAACGTCCTTCCCGCCGAAGTGTCCGGCAAGTCCGGCGCGGGCGCGGGGCCGCTCGAAGGCATCGGCAACGCCATCGAAAACCTGTTCGGCGGCGGCAGGAAGTAG
- a CDS encoding tripartite tricarboxylate transporter permease, giving the protein MIVCSATFGLFVGAIPGLTATMATALLVPVTFFMDPIPAISAIATCTAMAIFAGDIPGALLRIPGTPASAAYTDEAYALTRKGQAEKALGTGLICSMLGGLFGVVVLATSAPALADFALNFSSYEFFWLACLGLTCAVVISSESAVKGVVSLFLGLFISTIGMGVVTGYPRFTMGFTDLMGGVSFIPAMVGMFAISEVLRYTVRMIPRPVIEQRRFGNVFKGIAGTLRTYKLNVLRGSVVGTLVGILPGAGGDIAAWVCYGMSKRFSKEPEKFGTGHVEGLVDASSANNAALGGAWVPAMVFGIPGDSITAIVIGVLYMKDMNPGPTVFIERPHMVNSVFLAFFLANLLLLPLGFLAIRLSRQILRIPHAVLMPIIMLFCVVGSFAINNSSFDVMLMLILGVMAFIMEENGFPIAPVILGIVLGVMVEDNFITSMIKSDGSFLTFFERPIAAVLGVTTLLIWFVPMGLQLYRRKKTAKA; this is encoded by the coding sequence GTGATTGTATGTTCCGCCACGTTCGGGCTTTTCGTCGGGGCTATACCCGGTTTGACGGCAACGATGGCGACGGCCTTGCTGGTGCCGGTCACCTTCTTCATGGATCCCATTCCGGCGATCTCGGCGATCGCCACCTGTACCGCGATGGCCATCTTCGCCGGCGATATCCCCGGCGCCCTTCTGCGCATCCCGGGCACCCCGGCCTCCGCCGCCTATACCGACGAGGCCTACGCACTCACCCGCAAGGGGCAGGCCGAGAAGGCCCTCGGAACCGGGCTCATCTGCTCGATGTTGGGCGGCCTGTTCGGGGTTGTCGTGCTCGCCACGTCGGCCCCCGCCCTAGCCGACTTCGCCCTCAACTTCTCAAGTTACGAGTTCTTCTGGCTGGCCTGCCTGGGCCTGACCTGCGCCGTCGTCATCTCCAGCGAATCGGCCGTGAAGGGTGTCGTCTCGTTGTTTCTCGGCCTGTTCATTTCGACCATCGGCATGGGCGTCGTCACCGGCTATCCGCGCTTCACCATGGGGTTCACCGACCTGATGGGCGGGGTGAGCTTCATCCCTGCGATGGTGGGCATGTTCGCGATTTCCGAGGTGCTTCGCTATACCGTGCGCATGATCCCGCGGCCGGTGATCGAACAGCGTCGATTCGGCAATGTGTTCAAGGGCATCGCCGGGACCTTGCGGACCTACAAGCTCAACGTGCTGCGCGGCAGCGTTGTCGGCACGCTCGTCGGCATCCTGCCGGGAGCCGGCGGCGACATCGCCGCCTGGGTGTGCTACGGGATGAGCAAGAGGTTCTCCAAGGAGCCCGAGAAGTTCGGCACCGGCCACGTCGAGGGCCTGGTCGACGCCAGTTCGGCCAATAACGCCGCGCTTGGCGGCGCCTGGGTGCCGGCGATGGTATTCGGCATTCCCGGCGATTCCATCACCGCCATCGTCATCGGCGTGCTCTACATGAAGGACATGAACCCGGGGCCCACCGTGTTCATCGAGCGGCCGCACATGGTGAACAGCGTGTTCTTGGCCTTCTTCCTGGCCAATCTGCTGTTGTTGCCGTTGGGCTTCCTGGCGATCAGGCTGTCCAGGCAGATCCTGCGCATCCCGCACGCCGTATTGATGCCGATCATCATGCTGTTCTGCGTCGTCGGCTCGTTCGCGATCAACAACTCGTCCTTCGACGTCATGCTGATGCTGATCTTGGGCGTCATGGCCTTCATCATGGAGGAGAATGGGTTCCCGATCGCCCCCGTCATCCTTGGCATCGTGCTGGGGGTCATGGTCGAGGACAACTTCATCACCTCGATGATCAAGTCCGACGGCAGCTTCCTCACCTTCTTCGAGCGGCCGATCGCCGCCGTCCTCGGCGTCACGACGCTGCTGATCTGGTTCGTGCCGATGGGGCTCCAACTGTACCGGCGGAAGAAGACGGCGAAGGCCTAG
- a CDS encoding dihydroxyacetone kinase subunit DhaK — protein MKKILNDVYSYVDEMLVGLCAAHPEYYAQVSEGARVIKRPEAPIAGKVGIVTGGGSGHLPVFTGYVGKGLLDAAAIGDVFASPSADQMVEAMRAANGGKGVLRLYGNYGGDVMNFDMAGDMAEMEDIPSTTVVLTDDVASAKPAEADKRRGVAGIVYAYKMAGAAAEAGLDLAGVTRVAQKAADACRTIGAALTPCTVPQAGKPTFTLGEDEMEMGMGIHGEPGVWRGPLRKADAIAAEMVDILLGDRPLVRGDRVSPMVNSLGATPPEELYILYRTVKARLDALGVTIVMPLVGRYATSMEMAGVSFTFCKLDDELEKYLKAPAACAFWTV, from the coding sequence ATGAAGAAGATCCTCAACGACGTCTATTCCTATGTCGACGAGATGCTGGTCGGCCTGTGCGCCGCCCATCCCGAGTATTACGCCCAGGTATCCGAGGGGGCGCGGGTCATCAAGCGGCCGGAGGCGCCGATTGCCGGCAAGGTCGGCATCGTCACCGGAGGCGGCTCTGGCCATCTGCCCGTCTTTACCGGCTACGTGGGCAAGGGGCTGCTGGACGCCGCCGCCATCGGCGATGTTTTCGCCTCGCCGTCGGCCGACCAGATGGTCGAGGCCATGCGCGCCGCCAACGGCGGCAAGGGCGTGCTCCGTCTTTACGGCAACTACGGCGGCGACGTCATGAACTTCGACATGGCCGGCGACATGGCCGAGATGGAGGACATCCCCTCGACCACCGTGGTGCTGACCGACGACGTGGCCAGCGCCAAACCGGCGGAAGCCGACAAGCGGCGCGGCGTCGCCGGCATTGTTTATGCGTACAAGATGGCCGGCGCGGCGGCCGAGGCGGGCCTCGATCTGGCCGGTGTGACGCGCGTCGCCCAGAAAGCGGCCGACGCCTGCCGGACCATCGGTGCCGCGCTCACGCCCTGCACGGTGCCCCAGGCCGGCAAGCCGACCTTCACCTTGGGTGAGGACGAGATGGAAATGGGCATGGGCATCCACGGCGAACCGGGCGTCTGGCGCGGTCCCCTGCGCAAGGCCGACGCCATAGCCGCCGAGATGGTCGACATCCTGCTGGGCGATCGGCCGCTGGTCCGGGGTGATCGGGTGTCGCCGATGGTCAACAGCCTGGGCGCGACGCCGCCCGAGGAGCTCTATATCCTTTATCGCACCGTCAAGGCGCGACTCGACGCGCTGGGCGTGACGATCGTCATGCCGCTGGTCGGCCGCTACGCGACTTCGATGGAAATGGCCGGCGTCTCGTTTACCTTCTGCAAGCTGGATGACGAGTTGGAAAAATACCTGAAGGCGCCGGCCGCCTGCGCCTTCTGGACGGTTTGA
- a CDS encoding HAD-IA family hydrolase produces the protein MHQTAPSSRAASLRLAVFDVDGTLIDSQNSIVSAMGHAWQSHGLMPPERAAALRMVGLPLAEVIAGLAPDEPPERWESLRASYSTEWGRMREEGRLSEPLFPGALTVLDDLDQGGWLLGVATGKSRRGLDLALKGHDLAQRFVTLQTSDVSAGKPNPEMLMKAMAETGATPAFTAMIGDTTYDIRMARNAGTYAVGVSWGYHEVGELRAAGAHAIIDDFADLPGTLARLIEVGIP, from the coding sequence ATGCACCAGACCGCCCCGTCTTCCCGCGCCGCTTCCCTGCGTTTGGCCGTTTTCGACGTGGACGGCACCCTGATCGACAGCCAGAACAGCATCGTTTCCGCCATGGGGCATGCCTGGCAAAGCCACGGCCTGATGCCGCCCGAACGGGCGGCGGCATTGAGAATGGTGGGCCTGCCGCTGGCCGAGGTGATCGCCGGTCTGGCGCCGGACGAGCCTCCGGAACGCTGGGAATCGCTGCGCGCCAGCTATTCGACCGAATGGGGCCGCATGCGCGAAGAAGGTCGTTTGAGCGAGCCCCTGTTTCCCGGCGCGCTGACGGTACTGGACGATCTCGACCAGGGCGGATGGCTGCTGGGCGTCGCCACCGGCAAATCGCGCCGCGGCCTGGATCTGGCCCTGAAGGGGCACGATCTGGCCCAGCGTTTCGTCACCCTGCAGACCTCCGACGTGTCGGCCGGCAAGCCCAATCCCGAAATGCTGATGAAGGCGATGGCCGAAACCGGCGCCACGCCCGCCTTTACCGCCATGATCGGCGACACCACCTATGACATCCGGATGGCTCGCAACGCCGGGACCTATGCGGTCGGCGTGTCGTGGGGATACCATGAGGTGGGCGAACTCAGGGCCGCCGGCGCCCACGCCATCATCGACGATTTCGCCGACCTGCCTGGGACCCTGGCGCGCCTCATCGAGGTAGGCATCCCATGA
- a CDS encoding HpcH/HpaI aldolase family protein — protein MYRQNILRQRLQAGRKVFGCWIELLDPAVTEMLSMVGYDFLLVDTEHGPGDAMTVAHQLRAASASDTTVIVRVPCNDPVVMKKTLDVGAEAVMIPMVETGEEAKAAVAACRYPPRGVRGVAHTDIRGSDYGLKGMDYLRTASDNIFVICQVESATAVGNVEAIAATEGVDMVLIGPFDLSASLGRPAEFDDPEHKRLMARTEKVVKDAGKFLGTTPYGGHTPGELFARGYDLIVGKPDVSMLRDAALQQVREHRPAG, from the coding sequence ATGTATCGCCAGAACATTCTGAGACAGCGCCTGCAAGCCGGGCGCAAGGTTTTCGGCTGCTGGATCGAATTGCTCGACCCGGCGGTGACCGAGATGCTGTCCATGGTCGGCTACGACTTCCTGCTGGTCGATACCGAGCACGGGCCGGGTGATGCCATGACGGTGGCCCACCAGCTGCGGGCCGCTTCGGCCAGTGACACCACGGTGATTGTTCGGGTTCCCTGCAACGATCCCGTGGTCATGAAGAAGACCTTGGATGTCGGCGCCGAGGCGGTGATGATTCCCATGGTAGAGACCGGGGAAGAGGCGAAGGCGGCGGTGGCGGCCTGCCGCTATCCGCCGCGCGGCGTCCGTGGTGTCGCCCATACCGACATCCGCGGTTCGGACTACGGCCTCAAGGGCATGGATTACCTGCGGACGGCTTCGGACAATATTTTCGTCATCTGCCAGGTCGAATCCGCAACTGCCGTGGGCAACGTCGAGGCGATCGCCGCCACCGAGGGAGTCGACATGGTGCTGATCGGCCCCTTTGACCTGTCGGCCAGCCTGGGGCGGCCGGCCGAGTTTGATGACCCCGAACACAAGCGGCTGATGGCGCGGACCGAAAAGGTGGTGAAGGATGCCGGCAAGTTCCTGGGAACGACCCCCTACGGCGGGCACACGCCGGGTGAACTGTTCGCTCGCGGTTACGACCTGATCGTCGGCAAACCCGACGTCAGCATGCTGCGGGACGCCGCGTTGCAGCAGGTCCGGGAGCACAGGCCGGCGGGCTAG
- a CDS encoding Bug family tripartite tricarboxylate transporter substrate binding protein: MRTSSLLKSLTLGVVALGLAVSSAAAKYPDRPITLIIPWGAGGGTDATGRAIAAVLQEELGQPVNVVNRTGGQGVVGHAAIAQAKPDGYTIGVITVEINQLHWMGLTDLTGADSYAPIALYNIDPAGVQVSADSPYKNVADLLAQVKANPGKLKGSGTGQGGIWHLALAGMLNAAGVQTSAVPWVPTDGAATSLKELVAGGVNVVTCSRVEAQSMIDAGKVKAIALMAPERSKLYPDLPTLKEQGVDWSLETWRGIAAPKGTPKEILDILVPAMKRVTENKTFTEVLDKRGFGRVYKGPADFTAFLKANDASLGATMKAAGLTK; this comes from the coding sequence ATGCGTACATCATCGCTTCTCAAGTCGCTCACTCTGGGAGTGGTCGCCCTTGGCTTGGCGGTTTCCTCCGCCGCCGCCAAGTATCCGGACCGTCCCATCACCCTGATCATTCCGTGGGGCGCCGGCGGCGGCACGGATGCCACGGGCCGCGCGATCGCGGCTGTTCTTCAAGAAGAACTCGGCCAGCCGGTCAACGTGGTGAACCGCACCGGAGGCCAGGGCGTGGTCGGCCATGCCGCCATCGCGCAGGCCAAGCCTGACGGCTACACGATCGGCGTCATCACCGTCGAGATCAACCAGTTGCACTGGATGGGCCTGACCGATCTGACCGGGGCCGATTCGTACGCGCCGATCGCTCTTTACAACATCGATCCCGCCGGCGTTCAGGTGAGCGCCGACTCGCCCTACAAGAACGTCGCCGACCTGCTCGCCCAGGTCAAGGCCAACCCGGGCAAGCTGAAGGGCTCTGGCACCGGCCAGGGCGGCATCTGGCACCTGGCGCTCGCCGGGATGCTGAACGCCGCCGGCGTCCAGACCAGCGCTGTTCCGTGGGTGCCCACCGACGGCGCCGCCACCTCGCTGAAGGAACTGGTCGCGGGCGGTGTCAACGTGGTCACCTGCAGCCGCGTCGAGGCGCAGTCCATGATCGACGCCGGCAAGGTCAAGGCGATCGCCCTGATGGCGCCCGAGCGCAGCAAGCTCTACCCCGACCTGCCAACGCTCAAGGAGCAGGGCGTCGACTGGTCGCTCGAGACTTGGCGCGGCATTGCCGCCCCCAAGGGCACGCCGAAGGAGATCCTGGACATCCTGGTCCCGGCGATGAAGCGGGTCACCGAGAACAAGACCTTCACCGAAGTGCTCGACAAGCGTGGTTTCGGGCGCGTCTACAAGGGTCCGGCGGACTTCACGGCGTTCCTGAAGGCCAACGACGCCTCTCTCGGCGCGACCATGAAGGCGGCCGGTCTGACGAAGTAG
- a CDS encoding DAK2 domain-containing protein, with protein sequence MALTTQSLAAGLARVAARMETAADELNALDGRIGDGDLGVTMVRIGRALNEGAADLPNDVGMALMKCVQAITKVSGSSYATLVATALMSAAKTCKGRTTVPLAEMSGLLAGTVEAMKARGKAELGDKTVIDAVDAAAKAAAGLAEGAAILAAAGDAVDATMARLREQPSRVGRARIWAEKSVGLDDPGMVAFRRMIDGLSG encoded by the coding sequence ATGGCCCTGACCACGCAAAGCCTGGCCGCCGGCTTGGCCCGCGTCGCCGCTCGCATGGAAACGGCGGCCGACGAACTGAACGCCCTGGACGGCAGGATCGGCGACGGCGACCTCGGCGTCACCATGGTTCGCATCGGCCGGGCGCTCAACGAAGGAGCGGCCGACCTGCCCAACGACGTGGGCATGGCGCTGATGAAGTGCGTGCAGGCCATCACCAAGGTCTCGGGGTCGAGTTACGCCACCCTGGTGGCGACCGCGCTGATGAGCGCCGCCAAGACCTGCAAGGGTCGAACCACAGTGCCGTTGGCCGAGATGTCGGGGCTGCTGGCCGGCACCGTCGAGGCCATGAAGGCGCGCGGCAAGGCCGAACTGGGAGACAAGACAGTGATCGACGCCGTCGACGCGGCGGCCAAGGCCGCGGCCGGCCTGGCGGAGGGCGCGGCCATCCTGGCGGCGGCGGGGGACGCCGTCGACGCGACGATGGCGCGCCTGCGTGAGCAGCCGAGCCGGGTGGGGCGGGCCCGCATCTGGGCCGAGAAGAGCGTCGGCCTCGACGATCCGGGCATGGTCGCCTTCCGGCGCATGATCGACGGACTTTCCGGCTAG